In a single window of the Hoyosella subflava DQS3-9A1 genome:
- a CDS encoding DUF1707 SHOCT-like domain-containing protein, translating to MDIANGVRASSNDRERAVAALSKHASDGRLTFEEFEHRVDHVYRAVTTADIEAVLQDLPAPAPAATPGAQPRSRAPIWLRAEWATWAGVGLLCLGIWLLTSLFAGSVLYPWPMWVIGPWGAVLITRSFGPERRACGRSAHSRPAVHLAYDYREQWLHALGHRSSSRHRRTRQEQA from the coding sequence ATGGACATTGCCAACGGCGTGCGCGCTTCGAGCAACGACCGCGAACGTGCCGTCGCAGCACTAAGCAAACATGCGAGCGACGGGCGTTTGACGTTCGAGGAATTCGAGCATCGCGTCGATCACGTCTACCGCGCCGTCACAACTGCCGACATCGAAGCCGTGCTGCAAGACCTGCCGGCGCCGGCGCCTGCCGCAACCCCCGGCGCGCAACCGCGCAGCCGTGCGCCGATCTGGCTCCGCGCCGAATGGGCGACTTGGGCCGGAGTGGGTCTCCTCTGCCTCGGAATTTGGTTGCTGACCTCACTGTTTGCGGGCTCGGTGCTATACCCCTGGCCAATGTGGGTGATCGGACCTTGGGGTGCAGTCCTGATCACCAGGTCCTTCGGCCCTGAACGGCGCGCGTGCGGAAGATCAGCGCATTCGCGCCCTGCTGTGCACCTCGCATACGACTACCGGGAACAATGGCTGCATGCGCTCGGTCACCGATCATCAAGCCGCCATCGCCGCACTCGTCAAGAGCAGGCCTGA
- a CDS encoding phosphatidylserine decarboxylase has protein sequence MARRPTPPGQQPSNAVGHALSLVRSHIPPVHPAGLPFIAVPLAVAALGRNRRWIRRSGLTVAAANAAFFRNPHRVPPNRADVVVAAADGEVTLVDSATPPAELGLGTAPLPRVSIFLSVLDVHVQRCPVAGHVVNVVHQPGRFMSADLDEASDANERNSMIIRTPDDRQIVVVQIAGLVARRIICDARPGDVLTLGETYGLIRFGSRVDTFLPAGSRVLVERGQRTIGAETVIAELP, from the coding sequence GTGGCCCGAAGACCGACGCCGCCCGGCCAGCAGCCCAGCAATGCCGTGGGGCACGCGCTGTCCCTGGTGCGCTCGCACATTCCTCCCGTCCACCCGGCGGGACTTCCCTTCATCGCCGTACCGCTCGCTGTCGCCGCCCTCGGCCGGAACAGGCGCTGGATCCGCCGGAGCGGCCTCACTGTGGCCGCGGCCAACGCCGCCTTCTTCCGCAACCCCCATCGGGTCCCGCCGAACAGGGCCGATGTCGTCGTGGCGGCAGCTGATGGTGAAGTCACACTCGTTGACAGCGCCACCCCACCGGCCGAGCTGGGACTGGGTACTGCTCCGCTTCCGCGAGTCAGCATCTTCCTTTCGGTGCTGGACGTCCATGTCCAGCGCTGCCCTGTTGCGGGGCACGTGGTCAACGTGGTCCATCAGCCGGGCAGATTCATGTCGGCTGACCTAGACGAAGCGAGCGACGCGAACGAACGAAACAGCATGATCATCCGCACTCCTGACGACCGTCAGATCGTCGTTGTGCAGATCGCGGGTCTTGTTGCCCGGCGGATCATCTGCGACGCGCGGCCCGGTGACGTCCTCACCCTCGGTGAAACGTATGGACTGATCCGGTTCGGTTCGCGTGTCGACACCTTCCTTCCCGCTGGATCACGTGTACTCGTTGAGCGAGGACAGCGGACCATCGGTGCGGAAACGGTGATCGCTGAACTCCCGTGA
- a CDS encoding PadR family transcriptional regulator — MARHINSTAAALLGFLHQGPLSGWDLAAIANERIGDFWTVTRSQVYRELSSMAEAGLVSRGEAGARERVPYSITDEGKATFREWITREPGSDTIRVPMLLTLTFGEHLQRADIEAILERHRKQHEVRLAGYMKQADAGVGSPYGRATLEFGILYEKAVLEWFERVPGILDAR, encoded by the coding sequence GTGGCGCGCCATATCAACTCGACAGCTGCGGCCCTGCTTGGCTTTCTTCATCAAGGCCCCTTGTCAGGGTGGGACCTCGCTGCCATCGCCAACGAGCGCATCGGCGATTTCTGGACGGTCACGCGCAGCCAGGTGTACCGGGAGCTTTCGTCGATGGCCGAAGCCGGCCTCGTTTCGCGCGGAGAGGCGGGGGCTAGGGAACGTGTGCCCTATTCGATAACGGACGAGGGAAAGGCGACCTTCCGGGAATGGATCACACGCGAGCCCGGCAGCGACACGATTCGTGTCCCGATGCTATTGACCCTGACCTTCGGTGAGCATCTGCAGCGCGCTGACATCGAGGCAATTCTCGAACGTCACCGCAAGCAGCACGAAGTACGTTTAGCGGGGTACATGAAGCAAGCGGACGCGGGTGTCGGCTCCCCCTACGGACGCGCGACGCTGGAGTTCGGAATTCTCTACGAGAAGGCAGTGCTTGAATGGTTCGAACGGGTGCCAGGCATCCTGGACGCCCGCTGA
- a CDS encoding HAD-IIA family hydrolase — MAIKGVLFDIDGVLVTSWEPIARAADAVRTVVEAGYASGFLTSTTSLTQADIAMRLWQCGIPVEPEEIVTAAKLTAEFVKRHHEGARCWLLNSGEVQADMSDIEFAEESPDLIILGGAGPVFTHEALSRVAELMVEGVPVIAMHRALSWTTSAGLKIDVGAYLPGLEAVGHRDITVIGKPSERAFSTAAAMMGVGPREVVMVGDDVNADVLAGQAAGMTGVLVRTGKFRPETMEGLDEEPDHIIDSVADLPELLSSLTGR, encoded by the coding sequence ATGGCGATCAAGGGCGTGCTGTTCGATATTGACGGTGTGCTCGTGACCTCTTGGGAACCAATAGCGCGAGCCGCAGATGCGGTGCGCACGGTTGTCGAAGCTGGTTATGCCAGTGGTTTTCTCACGAGTACGACGTCGCTGACCCAAGCGGATATCGCGATGCGGCTGTGGCAGTGCGGGATACCAGTGGAGCCTGAAGAGATCGTCACCGCCGCAAAGCTCACCGCGGAGTTCGTAAAACGCCATCATGAAGGTGCACGCTGCTGGCTCCTCAATAGTGGGGAGGTGCAGGCAGACATGTCGGACATCGAATTCGCTGAGGAGTCTCCCGACTTGATCATTCTCGGTGGTGCAGGTCCGGTGTTCACGCACGAAGCTCTCAGTCGCGTTGCTGAACTGATGGTAGAAGGCGTGCCCGTCATCGCGATGCACCGCGCTCTCTCCTGGACAACGTCAGCGGGACTCAAGATCGACGTGGGCGCGTATTTGCCGGGGCTCGAAGCGGTCGGTCACCGCGATATCACCGTGATCGGAAAGCCGTCGGAGCGCGCCTTCTCGACAGCCGCAGCGATGATGGGCGTCGGGCCCAGAGAGGTAGTCATGGTGGGCGATGACGTCAACGCCGATGTGCTCGCGGGGCAAGCAGCGGGAATGACTGGCGTCCTGGTGCGGACCGGGAAGTTCCGGCCCGAGACCATGGAGGGGCTCGACGAGGAACCGGACCACATTATCGACTCGGTGGCCGATCTGCCCGAACTTCTCTCCTCGCTCACGGGCCGGTGA
- a CDS encoding CDP-alcohol phosphatidyltransferase family protein: protein MNEHDLPGEQGRPIRSAGVRLVPSAITVLAMCAGLSAIKMALDGSVGLAIALIGAAALLDGVDGRIARLLDATTRIGAELDSLADAISFGVAPAIVLYVTLLTGNNFGWVVALIFAVSIVLRLARFNTLIDDTEAPAYHKDYFVGVPAPAGGLIALAPLAAYAQWGAGWWSSFPLVVIWMVIASALIVSRIPTLAMKQVSVPPRMAVGLLISVALVAAGLVTYPYILLIAVVFLYLAHIPYAVHTKRWVAARPETWHIPPAERRALRRSNAQRRSLARLGLRRSKPRGRSSRVAGRGRAR from the coding sequence ATGAATGAGCACGACCTGCCGGGCGAGCAGGGCCGGCCGATCCGGTCGGCTGGTGTCCGGCTCGTCCCGAGTGCCATCACAGTGCTGGCGATGTGTGCTGGCTTGTCGGCAATCAAGATGGCGCTCGACGGCAGCGTAGGACTCGCGATTGCGCTCATTGGTGCGGCGGCACTACTTGACGGCGTGGACGGACGCATCGCGCGTCTCCTCGACGCGACCACGCGTATCGGCGCCGAACTTGATTCTCTGGCCGACGCAATTTCGTTCGGTGTCGCGCCAGCCATCGTGCTCTACGTAACTTTGCTGACCGGAAACAACTTCGGCTGGGTGGTGGCGCTGATCTTCGCGGTGTCAATCGTTCTCCGGCTCGCGCGGTTCAACACACTTATCGACGACACTGAAGCGCCCGCGTATCACAAGGACTACTTCGTGGGGGTCCCGGCTCCAGCAGGTGGCCTGATCGCACTTGCACCGCTCGCCGCATACGCGCAGTGGGGTGCGGGTTGGTGGTCTTCATTCCCTCTCGTCGTGATCTGGATGGTCATCGCGTCGGCGCTGATTGTCAGCCGCATCCCGACACTCGCGATGAAGCAGGTTTCAGTACCGCCACGCATGGCGGTCGGGCTACTGATTTCCGTCGCGCTGGTGGCGGCCGGACTAGTGACCTACCCTTACATTCTTCTGATCGCGGTGGTCTTCCTGTATCTCGCGCACATCCCGTACGCGGTTCATACGAAACGCTGGGTAGCGGCACGGCCCGAAACCTGGCACATCCCACCCGCGGAACGGCGGGCGCTGCGCCGTTCCAACGCTCAGCGCCGCTCGCTAGCCAGACTCGGTCTCCGCCGATCGAAACCGCGGGGCCGCTCCTCCCGAGTGGCGGGCCGGGGACGGGCACGCTAG
- a CDS encoding TetR/AcrR family transcriptional regulator has translation MRADARRNREAIVSAALELLASDPEASIGAIASRAGVGRVTVYGHFCTRAELIDAVFESALAASERTLSELGCAVDPRTALAELIAATWRIVGRTRGLLLAARDHLPAERVRELHRLPLERVRSLLHRGRSEGVFRTDLSEDWLIAVYYNVVHGAVEEVAAGRLEERDAADAITRVVDSAFAPA, from the coding sequence ATGCGTGCAGATGCTCGGCGTAACCGCGAGGCGATCGTGTCCGCAGCTCTCGAACTGCTCGCTTCGGATCCCGAAGCGAGCATCGGCGCGATCGCTTCCCGCGCCGGAGTCGGTCGGGTCACTGTCTACGGACACTTCTGCACGCGGGCCGAACTGATCGACGCCGTCTTCGAGTCGGCACTCGCGGCCTCCGAACGCACGCTGAGTGAGCTTGGTTGTGCTGTTGACCCGCGTACAGCGCTGGCTGAACTGATTGCTGCTACCTGGCGCATCGTTGGGCGGACGCGCGGCCTGCTGCTTGCGGCCAGGGATCACCTCCCCGCCGAGCGTGTGCGCGAACTTCACCGACTGCCACTTGAACGTGTTCGTTCGCTGCTGCACCGTGGCCGCTCTGAAGGCGTCTTCCGCACGGACTTGTCCGAAGACTGGCTGATCGCCGTCTACTACAACGTTGTGCACGGGGCTGTCGAGGAAGTCGCGGCAGGGCGCCTTGAGGAGCGGGACGCGGCAGACGCAATTACCCGGGTAGTGGACAGCGCGTTCGCGCCTGCATGA
- the moeA gene encoding molybdopterin molybdotransferase MoeA, which yields MRSVTDHQAAIAALVKSRPDTELQLSAAAGRVLARDVVATRALPGFDNSAMDGYAVRAADTETANTETPVVLPVAEDIPAGRTDGPPLEAGTAHRIMTGAALPNGADAVVPVELTDGGTTSVAIHQAPRLGQHVRRAGEDISAGAVALRRGQVLGAPHLALLSALGYATAPVIPPIRTIVLSTGSELVAPGQPLRRGEIYESNGIMLATAVREAGGEAAQLRFVSDDPGEFLHTLRNRAPEADLIITSGGVSAGAYEVVKDSLAQHGVEFLKVAMQPGMPQGCGVFENTPIVTLPGNPVSALVSFEVFIRPALRRAMGLPSVSRPVIKAELTEPVRSPAGKRQFRRGVLDRGRGTVKPIGPPASHHLRWLASANCLVDVPEGSTDLNAGDAVTVWDLESD from the coding sequence ATGCGCTCGGTCACCGATCATCAAGCCGCCATCGCCGCACTCGTCAAGAGCAGGCCTGACACTGAGCTTCAACTTTCCGCCGCCGCAGGGAGGGTGCTAGCGCGCGACGTAGTAGCCACGCGCGCTCTCCCCGGCTTCGACAACTCCGCGATGGACGGCTACGCCGTGCGCGCCGCGGACACCGAGACCGCGAACACCGAGACACCTGTCGTACTCCCGGTGGCTGAAGATATCCCCGCCGGGCGTACTGACGGACCGCCGCTCGAGGCGGGCACAGCCCACCGGATCATGACCGGCGCGGCACTGCCGAACGGAGCCGACGCGGTAGTACCCGTCGAACTCACCGACGGTGGCACCACATCAGTCGCCATTCACCAGGCGCCGCGCTTAGGTCAGCACGTTCGCCGGGCTGGCGAAGACATCTCCGCCGGGGCGGTCGCGCTGCGTCGCGGACAGGTCCTCGGCGCCCCTCACCTGGCATTACTGTCCGCGCTCGGTTACGCCACCGCGCCGGTCATTCCACCAATCAGGACCATCGTCCTCTCGACGGGCAGCGAACTCGTCGCTCCCGGGCAGCCGTTGCGCAGGGGCGAAATCTACGAATCAAACGGCATCATGCTCGCCACCGCGGTACGCGAGGCCGGTGGCGAGGCAGCGCAATTGCGTTTCGTCAGCGACGATCCAGGTGAGTTCTTGCACACTCTTCGCAACCGCGCGCCCGAGGCTGACCTCATCATCACTTCAGGCGGGGTGAGTGCTGGAGCGTACGAGGTCGTCAAGGATTCGCTCGCCCAGCATGGCGTCGAATTCCTCAAAGTAGCGATGCAGCCCGGCATGCCGCAGGGCTGCGGGGTCTTCGAGAACACGCCTATCGTCACATTGCCCGGGAACCCGGTAAGCGCTCTCGTTTCGTTCGAGGTATTCATCCGCCCCGCGCTGCGAAGGGCCATGGGTCTGCCCTCCGTCTCACGTCCGGTCATCAAAGCGGAACTCACTGAACCCGTCCGCTCACCGGCCGGAAAACGTCAGTTCCGCCGAGGCGTCCTGGACCGGGGACGCGGTACCGTCAAGCCGATCGGACCGCCGGCGTCTCACCACCTGCGCTGGCTTGCGTCAGCGAACTGCCTCGTGGACGTCCCCGAAGGGTCCACCGATCTGAACGCTGGAGATGCTGTGACCGTGTGGGACCTTGAATCCGACTGA
- a CDS encoding AAA family ATPase: MDSRRGVVRVHAEVLSALGLREWDAIGLYGTRSTAAVVARSPEGTAPRVALLDDVTLSNAGIREDATVIVRPVAVQGARRIVLSGSALTTTSLEPGTLRQALLGKVLAVGDTVSLLPRDLGPGTSTSTATQALRLSVGITWTSELLTVVSTDPGGAVSVQPNSALSWDKTTPGQHPGARFSSTFESSNAAARQSSTAEPGTITIYHPEQRDTGTRTKLQPEPPKSDEGISVGDLVGMTEQVTMLTDWLSLALDEPELLASLGASPRLGVLVTGPAGVGKATFARAVCAKRALVELDGPGTGALEAGSRAETVSQAIESARGGGVLLITEIDALLPSDPEPVSSLILSRLRRAISDEGVVLIATTAHPDGVDRRIRGQDLCDREITVALPGSSTRRALLDHLLRDVPTAELDLEAVSLRTPGFVAADLMALRREAALRAASRASKDGTEGVIEQRDLLGALEVIRPLSRSGTEELSIGSLTLDDVGDMVETKQALTETVLWPLRHPDTFKRLGVDPPRGVLLYGPPGCGKTFVVRALASSGQLSVHSVKGSELMDKWVGASEKAVRDLFQRARNTAPSLIFLDEIDALVPRRGQSTDSGVGDKVVAALLTELDGAEPLRDVVVLGATNRPELIDPAVLRPGRLERLVFVPPPDSDARAAILRAAGGSIPLADDVDLDELAEKLDGYSAADCAALLREAALAAMRRSMDATDVTADDVATASKAVRPSLDPDQVASIKAFADRRSAE, translated from the coding sequence ATGGATTCCCGCCGGGGGGTTGTTCGCGTCCATGCTGAGGTCCTGTCCGCGCTGGGCCTGCGCGAATGGGACGCGATTGGGCTCTACGGTACGCGCAGTACCGCCGCAGTCGTCGCGCGCTCGCCCGAAGGAACCGCGCCGCGGGTCGCCTTGCTCGACGACGTGACGCTGTCCAACGCCGGGATCCGCGAAGACGCCACGGTAATCGTCCGCCCGGTAGCTGTGCAGGGCGCACGCCGAATCGTGCTGAGTGGTTCCGCTTTGACCACCACCTCGCTGGAACCAGGCACACTGCGCCAGGCGCTCCTCGGCAAGGTTCTGGCTGTGGGTGACACAGTGTCACTGCTCCCCCGCGACCTCGGACCCGGTACCAGCACTTCCACGGCGACACAGGCCCTGCGCCTCTCGGTCGGCATCACGTGGACCTCGGAACTTCTGACTGTCGTCAGCACAGACCCCGGCGGCGCAGTTAGTGTCCAGCCGAACTCAGCCCTGTCCTGGGACAAGACCACTCCGGGCCAGCATCCAGGTGCGAGGTTTTCCAGCACGTTCGAATCCTCGAACGCAGCCGCGCGGCAGTCATCTACTGCCGAACCGGGCACGATCACGATCTACCATCCTGAGCAGCGCGACACAGGAACGCGCACAAAGTTGCAGCCGGAGCCGCCCAAAAGCGATGAGGGAATCTCCGTTGGTGACTTAGTTGGCATGACCGAACAGGTCACCATGCTCACAGACTGGCTGAGTCTCGCGCTCGACGAGCCCGAACTGCTGGCTTCGCTTGGAGCGTCACCGCGGCTCGGAGTTCTCGTCACCGGCCCCGCGGGAGTCGGCAAAGCGACTTTCGCCAGAGCAGTATGTGCGAAGCGCGCGTTGGTCGAACTCGATGGGCCCGGCACCGGCGCGCTCGAAGCCGGCAGCCGTGCGGAAACCGTGTCGCAGGCTATTGAGTCAGCGCGGGGCGGTGGCGTGCTCCTGATCACGGAAATTGACGCGCTGCTGCCCTCAGACCCGGAACCTGTGTCGAGCCTGATTCTCAGTCGGCTCCGCCGCGCCATTAGCGACGAAGGCGTCGTCCTGATCGCGACAACCGCGCATCCCGATGGTGTTGACAGGAGGATTCGGGGCCAAGACCTCTGCGACCGGGAAATCACCGTTGCCCTGCCCGGCAGTTCGACGCGAAGAGCGCTCCTCGATCACCTGCTGCGCGACGTGCCCACTGCTGAACTCGACCTGGAGGCCGTGTCGCTGCGCACGCCCGGTTTCGTCGCGGCAGACTTGATGGCTTTGCGCCGGGAAGCTGCACTTCGAGCGGCCTCCCGCGCCAGTAAAGATGGCACCGAAGGGGTGATCGAACAGCGCGATCTTCTCGGTGCGCTCGAGGTGATCCGTCCGCTGTCCCGCTCTGGCACTGAAGAACTGTCGATCGGAAGCCTGACACTTGACGACGTCGGGGACATGGTCGAAACCAAACAAGCCCTGACCGAAACCGTGCTGTGGCCACTACGGCACCCAGACACGTTTAAGCGACTCGGTGTGGACCCACCGCGCGGTGTCCTTCTTTACGGACCGCCAGGGTGCGGCAAGACGTTTGTCGTCCGCGCGCTCGCCAGCTCCGGTCAGCTCAGTGTGCACTCGGTCAAGGGCTCCGAGCTCATGGACAAGTGGGTCGGAGCGTCCGAGAAAGCGGTGCGTGATCTCTTCCAGCGAGCCCGCAATACCGCACCCTCACTCATCTTCCTCGACGAGATCGACGCATTGGTCCCGCGGCGGGGTCAAAGCACCGATTCGGGCGTCGGGGACAAGGTAGTGGCCGCGCTGCTGACCGAACTCGATGGAGCGGAGCCGTTGCGCGACGTCGTCGTACTGGGAGCGACCAACCGGCCCGAACTCATCGATCCGGCGGTGCTTCGGCCAGGCCGGCTCGAGCGGCTCGTCTTCGTCCCGCCGCCGGACAGCGATGCCCGGGCGGCGATACTGCGCGCGGCCGGTGGTTCCATTCCACTTGCCGACGATGTAGACCTCGATGAGCTGGCCGAGAAACTTGACGGCTACTCGGCGGCCGATTGTGCTGCACTTTTGCGCGAAGCCGCGCTCGCGGCAATGCGACGGTCAATGGATGCGACCGACGTCACCGCGGACGACGTCGCCACCGCGAGCAAGGCAGTGCGGCCCTCGCTTGATCCTGATCAGGTCGCGAGCATCAAAGCGTTCGCAGATCGCCGGTCCGCTGAGTGA
- the groL gene encoding chaperonin GroEL (60 kDa chaperone family; promotes refolding of misfolded polypeptides especially under stressful conditions; forms two stacked rings of heptamers to form a barrel-shaped 14mer; ends can be capped by GroES; misfolded proteins enter the barrel where they are refolded when GroES binds): MAKIIAFDEEARRGLERGLNALADAVKVTLGPKGRNVVLEKKWGAPTITNDGVSIAKEIELDDPYEKIGAELVKEVAKKTDDVAGDGTTTATVLAQALVREGLRNVAAGANPMALKRGIEKAVETIVARLLETAKEIETKEQIAATAGISAGDPQIGQLIAEAMDKVGKEGVITVEEAQTFGLQLELTEGMRFDKGFVSGYFVTDPERQEAVLEDAYVLLVSSKISTVKDLLPLLEKVIQSGKPLAIIAEDVEGEALSTLVVNKIRGTFKSVAIKAPGFGDRRKAMLQDMAILTGGQVISEEVGLSLETAGLEMLGRARKVVITKDETTIVEGAGDAAQIEGRVNQIRAEIEKSDSDYDREKLQERLAKLAGGVAVIKAGAATEVELKERKHRIEDAVRNAKAAVEEGIVAGGGVALLQASPALDDLQLEGDQATGANIVRVALEAPLKQIAFNAGLEPGVVAEKVRNLPTGHGLNADSGEYEDLLAAGINDPVKVTRSALQNAASIAALFLTTEAVVADKPEKNAAPAGDPTGGMGGMDF; this comes from the coding sequence ATGGCCAAGATCATCGCGTTCGACGAAGAGGCACGCCGTGGCCTCGAGCGGGGGCTCAACGCTCTCGCCGACGCAGTAAAGGTGACGCTGGGACCCAAGGGTCGCAACGTCGTTCTGGAAAAGAAGTGGGGCGCCCCTACCATCACCAACGATGGCGTCTCAATCGCTAAGGAAATCGAGCTCGACGATCCGTACGAGAAGATCGGCGCTGAGCTCGTCAAGGAAGTTGCCAAGAAGACTGATGACGTCGCCGGTGACGGCACGACGACAGCCACGGTTCTGGCACAGGCACTGGTCCGCGAGGGCCTGCGCAACGTCGCTGCTGGCGCTAACCCAATGGCGCTGAAGCGCGGCATCGAGAAGGCAGTCGAGACGATCGTTGCACGTCTCCTCGAGACTGCCAAGGAGATCGAGACCAAGGAGCAGATCGCTGCTACCGCCGGTATCTCCGCAGGTGACCCGCAGATCGGCCAGCTCATCGCAGAGGCGATGGACAAGGTCGGCAAGGAAGGCGTCATCACTGTCGAAGAGGCTCAGACCTTTGGGCTGCAGCTTGAGCTCACCGAGGGTATGCGCTTCGACAAGGGCTTCGTCTCGGGTTACTTCGTGACCGACCCTGAGCGTCAGGAAGCGGTCCTCGAGGACGCCTACGTCCTCCTGGTCTCGTCCAAGATCTCGACGGTCAAGGATCTCCTTCCGCTGCTCGAGAAGGTCATTCAGTCGGGCAAGCCGCTCGCGATCATCGCTGAGGACGTCGAGGGCGAAGCGCTGTCGACCCTCGTCGTGAACAAGATCCGCGGCACCTTCAAGTCGGTGGCCATCAAGGCACCTGGCTTCGGTGACCGCCGCAAGGCAATGCTGCAGGACATGGCCATCCTCACCGGCGGCCAGGTCATCAGCGAAGAGGTCGGACTCTCCCTCGAGACCGCTGGTCTCGAGATGCTCGGCCGCGCCCGCAAGGTTGTCATCACCAAGGATGAGACGACCATCGTCGAGGGCGCTGGCGATGCTGCTCAGATCGAGGGCCGCGTCAACCAGATCCGTGCCGAGATCGAGAAGTCGGACTCCGACTACGACCGCGAGAAGCTGCAGGAGCGCCTCGCGAAGCTCGCCGGTGGCGTCGCAGTCATCAAGGCTGGCGCAGCTACCGAGGTTGAGCTCAAGGAGCGCAAGCACCGCATTGAGGACGCAGTCCGCAACGCGAAGGCAGCTGTCGAGGAAGGCATCGTCGCCGGTGGTGGCGTCGCACTTCTGCAGGCATCGCCTGCTCTCGACGACCTGCAGCTCGAGGGCGACCAGGCAACTGGCGCGAACATCGTTCGCGTGGCGCTCGAAGCTCCGCTGAAGCAGATCGCCTTCAACGCGGGCCTGGAGCCTGGCGTTGTCGCGGAGAAGGTTCGCAACCTCCCCACCGGTCACGGTCTGAACGCTGACTCGGGCGAGTACGAGGACCTCCTCGCTGCCGGCATCAATGACCCGGTGAAGGTCACCCGCTCGGCGCTGCAGAACGCAGCATCGATCGCGGCGCTGTTCCTCACCACCGAGGCTGTTGTCGCTGACAAGCCAGAGAAGAACGCGGCTCCGGCTGGCGATCCGACTGGCGGCATGGGCGGCATGGACTTCTGA
- a CDS encoding NAD-dependent epimerase/dehydratase family protein, with the protein MAARSPAKNVLVFGGYGAVGTSVTRLLRERGHSVRTAGRDANRADMALDITDPSSAAAAAKGADLVINATGSEDPELASAVTEPGAAFADITATSSYVDALSARRFQAPVLVSVGIAPGLTSLLAAQMHRKYPGAIDIIVALGAGEHHGAAATEWTARLVGSRFPDHGALVRNFSAPVTVEVPGYGKRRVYRADFSDQHILSREFKTPVRSYFMLDSRLATFALAMLTRLPWAPKLPSAKPLPGTTDRWLVLARSHLGAISYMSGRGQSHATATVTASVADFTERLQPGLQHLHHVVSLNEMAQATGYKVAERP; encoded by the coding sequence GTGGCGGCACGCTCTCCGGCGAAGAATGTCCTAGTATTCGGCGGCTATGGCGCGGTGGGCACTTCGGTAACCCGCCTGCTGCGCGAGCGCGGTCATTCCGTCCGCACCGCGGGGCGTGACGCTAACCGCGCGGACATGGCCCTGGATATCACCGATCCCAGTTCCGCAGCTGCGGCAGCGAAGGGCGCCGATCTCGTCATCAATGCGACGGGTTCGGAGGATCCGGAATTGGCGTCCGCCGTTACCGAACCTGGCGCCGCGTTCGCCGACATCACAGCCACCAGTAGTTACGTCGATGCCCTGTCTGCGAGGCGATTCCAGGCGCCCGTTCTCGTCAGCGTCGGTATCGCTCCTGGCCTCACCAGCCTGCTCGCTGCGCAAATGCATCGGAAATACCCCGGGGCGATCGACATCATCGTCGCGCTTGGCGCCGGCGAGCACCACGGAGCCGCTGCGACGGAGTGGACCGCCCGGCTGGTGGGTTCCAGATTCCCTGACCACGGCGCGCTTGTGCGCAACTTCAGCGCGCCGGTCACCGTCGAGGTGCCCGGATACGGGAAGCGCCGCGTCTATCGCGCGGACTTCTCGGACCAGCACATCCTCAGCCGTGAGTTCAAGACCCCGGTGCGCAGCTACTTCATGCTCGACTCACGACTCGCCACCTTTGCCCTAGCGATGCTCACCCGGCTCCCCTGGGCCCCGAAACTTCCCTCCGCGAAGCCACTGCCCGGAACAACCGACCGCTGGCTGGTGCTTGCGCGCAGCCACCTCGGGGCGATCAGCTACATGTCTGGCCGCGGACAGTCACACGCCACCGCGACAGTGACCGCGAGCGTCGCCGACTTCACCGAGCGCCTCCAGCCAGGGCTTCAGCACTTGCATCACGTGGTAAGCCTCAATGAAATGGCACAGGCGACCGGCTACAAGGTAGCGGAGCGCCCGTGA